A genomic window from Salvia splendens isolate huo1 chromosome 11, SspV2, whole genome shotgun sequence includes:
- the LOC121754433 gene encoding uncharacterized protein LOC121754433 — protein sequence MDKASASSRYQKPASGRRVRLTPATPRQEPPTPTTSSSSTTESTQSPETSPSDSQSGSPRGVMRRIRPKGEIPYPFTYQATNVRNEEISPSVPNSLESLDEASSLSDTQAMIFISSSSHDKLADTATGGKQEDNLVEIVVEIVVIDSEEDEEEMKGSSGQTSKFIENPEGPAIDTQDEAKAENEEVIVHAKWKRRIEETVVGLVA from the exons ATGGACAAAGCCTCCGCTTCTAGCCGTTACCAGAAGCCCGCATCCGGTCGACGAGTGCGTTTGACTCCGGCGACTCCTCGCCAAGAACCCCCAACACCCACAACCTCGTCGTCATCAACCACCGAATCCACTCAGTCTCCGGAGACGTCTCCGAGCGATTCACAGTCAGGGAGTCCTAGAGGTGTAATGAGGAGAATCAGACCAAAGGGAGAAATACCCTACCCGTTCACCTACCAAGCCACCAATGTCAGAAACGAAGAAATATCCCCCTCTGTGCCAAATTCTCTCGAGAGTTTGGACGAAGCCTCATCTCTCTCTGACACTCAAGCCATGATTTTTATTTCCTCTTCCTCACACGATAAGCTTGCGGACACAG CAACAGGCGGCAAGCAGGAAGATAATCTGGTGGAGATCGTGGTGGAGATCGTGGTGATAGATTctgaggaggatgaggaggagatgAAGGGCAGCTCTGGGCAAACCAGTAAATTTATAGAGAACCCAGAAGGTCCAGCCATAGACACTCAGGATGAAGCTAAAGCAGAAAATGAGGAGGTGATTGTACATGCCAAATGGAAAAGAAGGATAGAGGAGACGGTGGTCGGGTTGGTTGCATAG